The genomic segment GCGGCTGTCGGCTCGCATCATGTCGCAGCACCTGGACCGCGCGCGCCCGCTGTGGGAGATCTGGATCGTCGAGGGCCTCGATGACGGCGCCCGCTTCGCGATGGTGAGCAAGGTCCACCACTGCATGGTCGACGGAGTTTCCAGCGTCGACCTGATGAACGTGCTGCTGACGCCGTTTCCCATCGAGGAGTTCGAGCCGGCGCCGCGGTACGTTCCGCGGCCCGCGCCGAGCGAGCTCGATCTTCTCATGGAAACGGCCGGCGGAATCCTTCGCCTGCCGCTCGACGTCGGCAGCAAGATCACCGACCTCGCCACGCAGGCCGGCGATCCGCGCTCGGACGTGCGCGCCAGGCTTCGCGCGCTGCGCGGAATGGTCGGCGAGATCGTCGGCACGAGCCTCCGTAACGCCGACACGCCGCTGAACCAGAACGTCGGCCCGCACCGTCGCTTCGACTGGCTGGCGATGGAGCTCGACGCGATCAAGGCGGTCAAGAATCGCCTCGGAGGGACGGTCAACGACGTCGTGCTGGCGACCGTTGCCGGAGCGCTGCGGCGTTTCCTGGAACGGCGCCGCTTCAGCTGCGAGGGCATCGATTTTCGGGTGATGGCGCCGGTGAGTGTGCGGGCGCAGGACGAGCGCGGCGCTCTCGGCAACCGCGTCTCGGCCTGGATAGTGCCGATGCCGCTGACCGAGCGCGATCCGCGACGGCGGCTGCAGGTCATTCGCGAGACGACGTCGCATCTGAAGGAAGCCAAGCAGGCCATGGGCGCCGAAGTGCTGGCGCAGGTCGCCGAGTGGACGCCGTCGACGATCCTGTCGCTTGCGGCCGGCATGGCAACGCGTGCCCTCCCCTTCAATCTCGTCGTCACCAATGTCCCGGGGCCGCAGGTTCCGCTCTACATGCTCGGCGCGCGCATGCGCGACAACCATGGCTTCGTCCCGCTGCTGGATGGCCTGTGTCTGGGCATCGTGCTGTTCAGCTACGCGGGGCAGCTCTTCTGGGGTCTGACGGCGGACTGGGATCTGATTCCGGACCTGCACGACTTCGTCGAGGATATCGAGGAATCGTTCGCGGAGCTGCGTCAGGCCGCCGGGACGATCGAGGTTCGCGACGGTGCTGGCGTCGAGGCTGGCGACGGTGCTGCGCCGGCGACGACCGCGCCGGAAACGAACGGTTCGGAGACGGCGACTGTCACGGGCACGACGGCAGCCGGCAAGGCTGCGGTGATCCCGGGCAGCGCCGAGAGCGAAAGCCGCATGCAGAACGCGGTGGCGGCGGCGGCGCGCAAGGCGGCCGAAGCCGCTGCGCAGGCCAAGGGCGGCGCGGGGCGTACGGCCGGTGGCGCTGGTGCCGCCAGCCCCGGACTCGGCGTTGCGCCTGCCCGCGCCGGCGGCGAAGCGCACGGTGCAGCGCAGGCTCACGCCGCATGGCAGCCGGAGCGTCCGCTGCCGGTGCAGGAGGAAAAGGCGGCCAAGCCCGCGCCTGCGCTCAAGGCTTCGGTCAAGCGCGTGTCCCCGAAGCCGAAAGCGGTTGCGCGCAAGGCCAAGCCCGGTCCCAGCTCATCGACGACGAAGCGAAGCAGCGGACGCAAGCGCCCTTCGGGTGCGAACGGCTCGGATTTCCAGACGCAGCACTGAGGTGTGGTGGTGTCGCGCTGCCGCGGCGGCGCGTCGGCTTGCTCGAAGCAGTCAAGCCGCCACATCGCGCGTCCCGGCGGAACCGCGCCTACCTGGAGTTCCTCCGGCAGCCCCGCGAGTGCACGCGTGATCCGGAGGCGTCAGCGCAGGAGCTCGAGTCTCTCACCGACGCAGGCCTCCGCGTCGCGCGCTCCACGAACGAAGCCTGCGGTCCACCATACGAGGCCCAGCAACAGCACCGGAGAGAGCTGCGTCAGGGCAACCACGCCGGAGAAGCCGCTGCGCAGCTGCCAGGCCGCGATCCGCAACAGCCGCGCCGGCAGCAGCAGCGGAGCCAGCCAGCGGTAGCGAACGAAGACGGCGCCCGATACCGACGTCATCCGTCGCGCGGCGGCGGAGGTCAGGCCGAGCCGATGCTGATGCGCGAGCATCTCGGCGAAACCGGCCGGATGGCGGTGGTGCGTGCGCACGCGCGCGCTGAGCCCGACGCGGCAGCCGAGCCGCTGCAGGCGATGCATCAGCACCAGGTCCTCACCCGGCCACATATCGGGAAACCCTCCCGCGCGATCGAAGACCTCGGCGCGGCAGAGCATCGTGGTCGAAGGCGGCAGCCATGCCGGCGGCGCCGCATGCCTTCCCTCGGCTTCCTTGAACTCGAGCAGGTGCCGGGCGCGAGCGACGACTCCGTTCCCGTCGCACACCACGCGTGCGCTGATCGAAGCCAGGCCGCGCCCGCACAGCTCGCGCTGAAGCGCAGCCACGCCGCCGGCGTCGAGGCTGCAGTCGGCGTCGATGAACAGAAGGAAATCGGCATCGCCGGCATGGTCGCGGCCGACGTTGCGGGCGGCGCCGGCGCTCAGCGCCGCCGGGCCGGCGACGACTTCGATGCGAGGATCGACCTCGACGCAGCGCCGCGCGACCTCTGCCGTCGGATCGTCCGCAGACGTCACGACCAGGATGCGGGCGATCGGATCCTGCAGCCGCAGCGATTCGAGGGTACGTTCGAGCGTCGCCTCCGCACGGCGCGCCGGGACGATGGCGACGCAGGTCGTGCGCGCCGTCAAATCGCGCCTACTGGTCCTGCGTCACGCGCAGCACTTCACCGACGGTCGTGACGCCGTCGGCGACCTTCCAGTAGCCGTCGTCGCGCAGCGTGCGCATGCCGTGGCTGATCGCCTCGCGCTTGATCTGGTCGGCGGTAGCCTTGGCCACGATGAGCTTGCGGATGTGGTCGTCCACCGACAGCAGCTCGTAGATGCCGCTGCGGCCGTAGTAGCCGGTTCCGGCGCACGTCGGGCAGCCGACGGCATCGTAGACCTTGACCGGCCGCCCTCGCCTCTCGCCCAGGGCCTTGAGGAATTCGGCCTGCGCCGGAATCTCCTGGCGGCAGTTCGTGCACACGCGGCGCACCAGTCGCTGCGCCATCACGCCGAGCAGCGAGGATGCGAGCAGATAGTCCTCCACGCCCATGTCGAGAAGTCGCGACACCGCGCCGGCAGCGTCGTTGGTGTGCAGGGTCGAGAACACCAGGTGACCGGTCAATGCGGCCTGGATGGCGATCTCGGCGGTTTCGGCGTCTCGGATCTCGCCGATCATGATCACGTCGGGGTCCTGACGGACGATGGATCGCAGCCCGTTGGCGAACGTCAGCCCGATCTGGCTCTTGACGTGAATCTGGTTGACGCCTCGCAGCTGGTACTCGACCGGATCTTCGATGGTGATGATCTTGAGCTCGGGCGAGTTGATCTTGTCGAGCGCACCGTAAAGCGAGGTCGTCTTGCCCGAGCCGGTCGGGCCGGTGACCAGGATCAGGCCGTGCGGCTGCGCGATCATGTGCGTGAACGTGGCCAGCGTATCGTCGGGCATTCCCAGCTTCGTGAGATCCACGACGACGCTGCTGCGGTCGAGAATACGCAGCACCACGCTCTCGCCGTACAGGGTCGGCAGCGAGGAGACGCGAAGGTCGATCTCGCGTCCGACCAGCCGCAGCTTGATTCGCCCGTCCTGCGGAAGGCGCCGCTCGGCGATGTTGAGCTTGGCCATCAGCTTGATGCGCGAGATGATCGCCGCCGTCATGCTGCGCGGCGGCGGGTCCTGGTCGTGCAGCACGCCGTCGATGCGGTAGCGCACGCGCAGCTCGTTCTCGAAGGGCTCGACGTGAATGTCGGAGGCGCGCTGCTCGACGGCACGCGAGAGCATCTGGTTGACGAGGCGGATGACGGGAGCCTCCGAGGCCATGTCGCGCAGGTGCTCAACATCCTCCTCGTCGTCGTTGAGCACCTCGACGCCTTCGCGCTCGTCGGCCGCCGCGCCGCCCTCGAGCGTGCCGTAGACCGCCTCGAAGCGTTCCATCAGGTCGCGCGTGCGCATCAGCGCCGGCTCCACCATCAGGCCGGTGACCTGCTCGACCAGCTCGATGGCGGCCCTGTCGCCGGGATCGGCCATGGCCAGGCGCAGCGTCCCATTGGTCCGCTGGACGGGCAGGATGCGCGCCGAGCGCATGTATTCGACCGAGATGTGCTCGAGGTTGAACGTCTCCTCGGGCAGGTCCGTGCTGCGCAGCAGCGGGACGTTGTGGTAGCGGGCAAGGACCGGAAGCAGGTCGTCCTCGGACAGGAAGCCCAGCTCGACCAGCATGCGTTCGAGCCGCTCGCCCTTTTCGGCGGAGAAGCGGCGAACCTTGCGGAGGTCATCGACCGAGACCTTGCCGGAGGAAAGAAGGATATCGTCGAGGCCGCTGGAGACGGCCGGCACCACCGCCGGCTCGGCCGGCACTTTGGAAAGGTCCACGGTCTGTTGGGTTGCCATCGCGGGCCAGCCTGCCCCGATCCCCTGCGGCGCTCAACCGGGATTGCGCAGGCGATGCCGGTGCAGCCAATCCCCCGCGCCCGCCCGATCCCCGCGGGTGCTCGCGCGGCGGCCGCTCGACGCCGCGGCCGCCGCGACAAGCGCATGACGGCGGCGCCGATGAACGCCGGTCATGAATGTCGGGACCGGCCGCCGCGCAGGTGGTCGCGTTGAGGCGCGCATCACAGGCCGCGTTCGTGCGTGACCGCCACGCAGGCGCGCCCGGATGACGCACGGCGGCACACTGCATACTACACGTCAGTCACGGACGCGCCGCCGCAAGGCCGCAAAATCGCACGTCAAATCTCTGGCTGTCCGAGTGACAACTATGTAGAACACCGTCTGCCCGGGGGAAAAATACGGGCGAGTCGGCCGGACGTTCCGGGGACCGGGCTCGCCCCTCAAACCCTATCCAAGGAGGGAAGGGAATGACCATCCGTTCGACCAAGGGGAGCATCGCTCTGCTTTCGATGCTGGCGGCACTGGGAATGGGCTCGCAGGCATTGGCGAGCACGCTCACCCAGAACGTCTCATGGACGATCGACCGATCCGGTACCTCGACCAAGTACCGCATCACGGCCTACGGCGATTCCATCTACGCCGGCTACAACGGCTCGACCACCAACGCCGCCAAGTACGCCGCGACGACGGTGGATGCCGAGTATCTGTCGGCTCTGTGGAACGCGGACATCGAAAACGTCCGCCGCTGCAAGTCGGGCGCGGTAGCCAAGGACATCTACGACAACAAGATCGTGGCCGAACGCTCCTACATGCAGAGCACCAACACTCGCGTGGTGACGTTCGAGATGTGCGGCAACGACGGCCTCCAGGCGCGCAGCAGCTTCAAGAACCAGACCGGCACGTGCAGCTACACGGGCATGAACACCGCGCTGAACAACTGCACGACGTACCTGCAGGCGGCGATGTCGTACATCAACTCGAACGCCTATGCGGGCACGAAGCTGAAGGTCGTGGCCAATCTGTACTATCCCGGCTACGACGCCGATAACGTGTTGAGCAGCTGCACCGACTCGACCACGGGTCAGAAGGTGAACATGCGCGATACGTTCCTGCCGTACCTCGCGAAGATGAACTACCGTGCGTGCAACTTCGCGCAGCAGTACGGGTTCAAGTGTGTGGACAGCTTCGCCGAGTACATGGGCCGCGATTACGACTGGAATGGCGACGGCGCGGTAGACTCCGAGGCGCTGAAGTACATCCCGGGCGAGAGCGAGTCGGCGTACGTTACGCGTATCACCTCCACGCTGAAGTCCACCCTGCGGGACGCCAATTTCAAGGCCGTCAACTCGAGCACGACCTACGATTACATCCAGTCCGACAACACCCATCCCACCTACACGGGCGGAACGGTGACGGCGGGCCTGTTCGGCGGCACGACCGGCAGCGGCGCTCCGCGCTACACGTCGTTCACCAACGGCAAGAGCCCGATCTGGAATCAGTACGGCCACGAGCGCATGGGCTGGTCGTTGTCGACCTGGAACCCGCTGGCCCCGTAATCACGTCATCGCAACCGACGGCGCTCCGGCCGTCACGCAAGGCCGCGCTCAGCATGCTGAGCGCGGCCTTGTCGTCTGCGGCGCGTCGGGTCGACTGCGCGACGATCGAGATGGCGAGTTGCCGTACGTGCACCCCGAAACTAAACCTCGTGCAATGAACGATGGCGCCAGAGGCAGCGGGCCCGCGCGCGGCGACGGAGCCGTACGCATCGTGCAGGGCGATGCGCGCGCGCGCCGGCATGCGGTTCTCTATCAGGCGGCGGCCGTGCTGCTGGTAGGTTGCATGGCCGCCTACCTGCTGATGCCAGGCTCGCCGACGCCGTCCGCGCCGCAGGCCGCATCGTCGCCGCTGCCGGCCGACGCCGCGGCCATCGACGCGACACCGGCCTTGACGCATCGCCCGCTGGCGTTGCATGCGCGGCGCAGTCCCTCCGGACTGGCCGCGTCCACGGGCCGCCTTGCCACGCCCAAGCGGGCTGCACCGGCACAGCCGCAGGAGCCGGAGGGGGATCCCACGCTCGACATCTCCGCGTTCATCCCGCCCGGCGAGACTCCCACCGCCGGCCAGCTGATCGAGGAGCTGCACAAGCGCGGCATCTACGACGGCATTGCGGCCTTTCCTCCGCCCGGCACCAGCCCGCCGCTGGAAGGCCTGGCGGTCCCCGAGGACTTCGAGCTGCCCGAAGGATACGTGCGCCACTACCAGGCCACCGACGACGGTCAGCGCATCGAGCCGATCCTGATGTTCTCTCCCGATTACGAGTTCTTCGACGAGAATGGCCAGCCGATCCCGATTCCGGAGAACGGCGTCGTGCCGCCCGAGCTGGCGCCGCCGGGACTGCCGATCCGCCGCGTCGACATCCCGCAGAACCGGGAGTGAACGCCGCCGCCCCTGAGATGTCCGCCCGCGCCGCGCCCCTCGCCGACGCCGTCGTCCTTCCGCCGGTGTGGCGAGCCGTCGCGGCTGCGCTGCGCATCCTCGCGCGCGGCACGCTGCTCTACATGGCCGCAGCCATCGTGCTGGCGGAGACCCCGCCCAATCCGCTGAAGCAGATGCGGTTGTTCGCCGCGCTGTTCCTGGCGCCGGAGCTCGCGGCGTGGTCGATCCTGCGCGCATTTCGGGCGCACGTGCTCATCGGCCAGGGGCTGCTGGTGTTCGAGCAGCGATGGCGGCGCATCGAGATTCCGCTCGATGCCATCGCAGGCGTGCGGCCGTGGATCCTGCCCGTGCCTTCGACGGGGTTCACGGTCACGCTGCGCTCGGGCGCACGCTTCGCCGACGGAATCGCCGCCAGCGATCCGGTCGCGCTGATCGAGGCCGCTACCGGCGCCGGCGCGGCAGACGGCCTTCGCGACGTGCTCTCGCAGCGCACGATGTTCTATGCGCGAGCGCGGCTCGCGAGCTGGCGAAGCCGGCTCGACCAGCCGTTCCTGAAGTTCGTGGTGTTCGCGCTGGTGCCGGCGGTGCCCGCGTTTCGCCTGCACCAGATCATCGCCTACGGCGGCGCGCTGGGCGAGTACTACACGTTCGGCCTGAAGGCGTATCTGATCGCGTTCGGAATCTGGTGGGGCTCCTGGATCATCGGACTCGTCTTGTCCGCCGCCGTGCTGCGGGCCGTGATCGAGATCGTTACCGTCCTTCTGGCAGGCGTGCGATTCGCGTACACGGGCGGCGTGCGCCGCCTGCTCGAGGTGATCGCGCTGGCGATCTACTACATCGGAATCCCCGGCTGGCTGTTCCTGCGCATGCTCGAATAGGCCGCCGCCTCGCGCCGGCTTCGCGCGCTTGCAACGCTACGTCTCTCGCGCGCCACACTGCACGGTCTTGCCGCGCCTGCGGCCCGAGATCGCGCCGCGCGCTACCTCGCCGCCGGAAGCGTCTGGCCGGGGCGAGCACATCGCTCGAGCGCTCCGATGATCTGCGCCTTTCTGTCGACGATGTCGCGACCGATGAACACGCCCTGCACCGCTTCTTCGAGGCTTGCGAGCGCGATCGGCGCCAGTTCACTGCGGCCGCAGACGTAATTGAAGAGAAACGCCTGGCCGCCATCGGCGAAGCGCACGAATCCCTTGGCGCGAAACACCTGCGGCGGCAGCGCGGCCAGAAACGCTTCGAACGCCGCTCGTTCCAGCGCATGGTCCAGGCGGCACGAGAACGATTCGAAACGCTCTTCGTCGAGATGACCGTGCGGCTGCGATGCGCGCGCGTGAGCCTGCGCTTGCGCCCCGGTAACCCGCGCCTCCCCGCCGCCGGCAGCCTCCTTCGCCGCGCTGGCAGCCCACGCCCGCCGCACGCCCGCCGCCGTCAGCAGCGAGGCTCCTTCGCCGAGATCGCCGCGCATGCATTCCACGATCGCCGCGCGCGGCTGCAGCCGGCCGAGCCTTGCGCGCAGCGACGCGAGCTGTCGCGGCGTGACCAGGTCGGTCTTGCTGATGACGAGGAAGTCGGCGGCTCGAATCTGCCGCCGCGCCACCGCGCTGATCCGCCACGCGCTCGCCCACGCGGCCGCATCCACCACCGCCACGACGGCATCCAGCCCGAGTCCGCACCGCTCGATGCGTTCGATTGCCGGGGCCGGGTCGGCAACGCCGCTGGTCTCGATCAGCAGCAGCGTCGGATCGATCGTTCGCAGGAGCTCGTCGATGGCGAAGTCGAAGCGGTACTCGTCGATGCTGCAGCAGATGCATCCGCCGGCCAGCTCGACCACGCTCTCCAGGTGCTCGAAGCCGCCGAGAACGCGCCCGTCGATGCCGACCTCACCGACCTCATTGACGATGACGGCGATGCGCTCGCGCGACGGCGCCTGCTCGATCAGCCGGCGAAGAAGCGTCGTCTTGCCGCTGCCGAGAAAGCCGGTGAACAGATCGACGGCAACGCGCTTCAACGTCCCTACCGCCCGTAGCGATCCTCCAGCCGCACGACGTCGTCGAGCTCGGGCGTGGAAGCTTCCAGAAGGTCGACCGCCGTGGGCGCCTCGAACCGGTGCCGCAGCCCCGGCCGGATGTGAAACACCGACCCGGGTGGAAGATCCATGACCTGCGGCGGCTGCTCGTCGTGCGACCAGTGAAGGCGCAGCGTGCCCGAGAGCACGTAGATCGTCTCCTCCTTCTGGCGGTGGAACTGGTAGCTGAGCGCGTGCCCCGCCTCGATGTGCAGGATCTTGCCGACGTAGCGCTCGCAGTGCGCCCAGATCAGCTCGTATCCCCACGGCTTCTCGACGCGACGAGGCGCGGTGACTGCGGGTTGTTCGTCCTTGTTCATCGGCATCCTTCTAGAGCGCCGGACAGGCCCGCTCGCTCAAACGCGCGAATTCTTCAACGCCAACCGCCGGGCGCACCCCCGGCCTTCCCAGCAGCAGCGACACTGACTCGGGGGTGGCATGGCCGCCGACACTAGCGGAGCCGCGTTCCGAATGTGACCTGCGACGTCACGCACCCGGCGGCCGCAAGGCCACACCGATCCGGCCGCGCTGCCTGCGCCGGCACGTCCGTCGGTGTGGACACGCGCTGCGACATGGTCGTGGCCCACCGCCCGAGGCCGAGCCGGGCGCGGCGACGCCATTCTCATTTCGAGACAGAGACGACGCGTTCTCTCGACGCGCGGTCAGTAGCCGGTGCAGAACCGCCTCCTCGGTTCGGCCGCGATCCTCCACGGCTCCCGCAGCCTCATTGCCATAAGAGCCCAATGCGCGTTGACGAAGCTTCGCGAAAACGGTTCTAATGCGCCGCCGCGAGCGGTTCATCTCCAGGGGGAGGAAGACCGCGCCCAGACCGCGAGCTTAGGAGCACAAAGCTGATGACCACCGCGACCCGTCGCGAATCGGGGGTACTCTCCCTTTTGTCCATTTCTGTATGCGCCGCCATGCTGGCGGGCCTTCTGGCCCCGTCAGGCGCTCTCGCGCAGGTGCAGAATGCGGATCAACAGGACTGCGCCAACGCCGTCTTCAAGATGGCTGCCAAGATCGGAAAGTCGCAGACCAAGACCAACTCGGGCTGTCTCAAGTACTCGCACCTCAAGCTCAACGACAAGCTGGGCGCGGACGGTCAGGACAAGACCTCGGACTCTTGCCTGACCAATGATCCGAAAGGCAAGCTCGTCAAGGCGAACGAGCAACTCGCCGGCATCGTCGCCGATTGCGTTGCGCAGCCGGACTTCGGCAGCAACGGTACCAATGCCGGCGGCGCCGGCTCCGGCCACGCGCGCGCAACGATGCGCGGCATCTTCGGCCTCAACCTGGAGCAGCTGTGGCGTCGCCTCTCGTATACCGACGAGGCCGCTTCGGCGTGCCAGGTCGCCCTGGTCGGCCCGACGGGCAAGCTCTACAACACGATCATCAAGGAAGGAGCGTCAGCTCTGAAAACCGCGTTGGTCACCGCCGCCGACGGGCCTTCCCTGGCCTCCTCGATCACTGCCGCGCTGATCGCGGATGCAAAGGGCAAGATCCAAAAGGGAGAGGATGCCATTCGCGCCGACGTCGCCGAGACCTGCGCCGTCACTGCACAATCGCTCATCGAGCTCGCGCGCGGCTCGCACGGCGCCACCACCTCGGAGGATCTGGCAGACGCAGCGGTCCGCGTCACGCGCTGCGAGGCGTGTCTGGCCGTCGCCGGCGCAACGGCCCTCGAGCTGGACTGCGATCTGTTCGACGACGCGACCGACGACGATTCCTGCAGCGCCTACGTGGCAGCGTACGTCATCACCGACGAGTCCGATCTCATCACCGGCCCGCTGGCCGACGGCCAGGTGGGCGACTTCATGATGCGCAATGACCTTGCCCGCTTCATCATCCAGCGCGGCAACGTCCGCGACATGTACAGCGTCGGCGGTTTCGGCGGCAACATCATCGACGTCGAGTACAACGGCGTTGCCGGCACCGACAACTTCCTCGAGATGCAGCCTGCGATCAATAT from the Candidatus Limnocylindrales bacterium genome contains:
- a CDS encoding wax ester/triacylglycerol synthase family O-acyltransferase, whose product is MPRYAYDRLSFLDNSFLIMERENTPMHIAGTATFDAAALTKEDGGIDIDRIRSYVESRLHLIPRYRQRLQQSWFLSAPIWVDYDHFNIHYHVRHTALPKPGDERQLKRLSARIMSQHLDRARPLWEIWIVEGLDDGARFAMVSKVHHCMVDGVSSVDLMNVLLTPFPIEEFEPAPRYVPRPAPSELDLLMETAGGILRLPLDVGSKITDLATQAGDPRSDVRARLRALRGMVGEIVGTSLRNADTPLNQNVGPHRRFDWLAMELDAIKAVKNRLGGTVNDVVLATVAGALRRFLERRRFSCEGIDFRVMAPVSVRAQDERGALGNRVSAWIVPMPLTERDPRRRLQVIRETTSHLKEAKQAMGAEVLAQVAEWTPSTILSLAAGMATRALPFNLVVTNVPGPQVPLYMLGARMRDNHGFVPLLDGLCLGIVLFSYAGQLFWGLTADWDLIPDLHDFVEDIEESFAELRQAAGTIEVRDGAGVEAGDGAAPATTAPETNGSETATVTGTTAAGKAAVIPGSAESESRMQNAVAAAARKAAEAAAQAKGGAGRTAGGAGAASPGLGVAPARAGGEAHGAAQAHAAWQPERPLPVQEEKAAKPAPALKASVKRVSPKPKAVARKAKPGPSSSTTKRSSGRKRPSGANGSDFQTQH
- a CDS encoding glycosyltransferase family A protein, with translation MTARTTCVAIVPARRAEATLERTLESLRLQDPIARILVVTSADDPTAEVARRCVEVDPRIEVVAGPAALSAGAARNVGRDHAGDADFLLFIDADCSLDAGGVAALQRELCGRGLASISARVVCDGNGVVARARHLLEFKEAEGRHAAPPAWLPPSTTMLCRAEVFDRAGGFPDMWPGEDLVLMHRLQRLGCRVGLSARVRTHHRHPAGFAEMLAHQHRLGLTSAAARRMTSVSGAVFVRYRWLAPLLLPARLLRIAAWQLRSGFSGVVALTQLSPVLLLGLVWWTAGFVRGARDAEACVGERLELLR
- a CDS encoding GTP-binding protein, which translates into the protein MKRVAVDLFTGFLGSGKTTLLRRLIEQAPSRERIAVIVNEVGEVGIDGRVLGGFEHLESVVELAGGCICCSIDEYRFDFAIDELLRTIDPTLLLIETSGVADPAPAIERIERCGLGLDAVVAVVDAAAWASAWRISAVARRQIRAADFLVISKTDLVTPRQLASLRARLGRLQPRAAIVECMRGDLGEGASLLTAAGVRRAWAASAAKEAAGGGEARVTGAQAQAHARASQPHGHLDEERFESFSCRLDHALERAAFEAFLAALPPQVFRAKGFVRFADGGQAFLFNYVCGRSELAPIALASLEEAVQGVFIGRDIVDRKAQIIGALERCARPGQTLPAAR
- a CDS encoding cupin domain-containing protein encodes the protein MNKDEQPAVTAPRRVEKPWGYELIWAHCERYVGKILHIEAGHALSYQFHRQKEETIYVLSGTLRLHWSHDEQPPQVMDLPPGSVFHIRPGLRHRFEAPTAVDLLEASTPELDDVVRLEDRYGR
- the gspE gene encoding type II secretion system ATPase GspE, producing MATQQTVDLSKVPAEPAVVPAVSSGLDDILLSSGKVSVDDLRKVRRFSAEKGERLERMLVELGFLSEDDLLPVLARYHNVPLLRSTDLPEETFNLEHISVEYMRSARILPVQRTNGTLRLAMADPGDRAAIELVEQVTGLMVEPALMRTRDLMERFEAVYGTLEGGAAADEREGVEVLNDDEEDVEHLRDMASEAPVIRLVNQMLSRAVEQRASDIHVEPFENELRVRYRIDGVLHDQDPPPRSMTAAIISRIKLMAKLNIAERRLPQDGRIKLRLVGREIDLRVSSLPTLYGESVVLRILDRSSVVVDLTKLGMPDDTLATFTHMIAQPHGLILVTGPTGSGKTTSLYGALDKINSPELKIITIEDPVEYQLRGVNQIHVKSQIGLTFANGLRSIVRQDPDVIMIGEIRDAETAEIAIQAALTGHLVFSTLHTNDAAGAVSRLLDMGVEDYLLASSLLGVMAQRLVRRVCTNCRQEIPAQAEFLKALGERRGRPVKVYDAVGCPTCAGTGYYGRSGIYELLSVDDHIRKLIVAKATADQIKREAISHGMRTLRDDGYWKVADGVTTVGEVLRVTQDQ